The nucleotide sequence CGGTCCTGCTGTACCTGCCGTTCCTCTGGACCACCTGGATCAGCTTCACCGAGTACAACGGGCTCGGCTCGCCGTCGTGGGTCGGCCTGGACAACTACCGGGCGATGTTCGACGACCCGAACTTCGCGACGTCGCTGCGCAACACCCTGCTCTGGGTGGTGGGCAGCATCACGGTCCCGGTCGGGCTGGGCCTGCTGATCGCGGTCCTGTCGCACGGGATGCGGTTCGGCAGCTGGTTGCGGCTGCCGTTCCTCATCCCGTACGCGATCTCCGGCGTCGCGGTCGGCGTGGTCTGGCGGTTCGTGCTGCAGAACGACGGCGGTCTGAGCCAGGCGCTCGACGCACTCGGCCTGCCGGGCGCGGGCCTCGGCTGGCTGAACGACGCACCGCTGAACACGATCGTGATGATCGGGGCGGCGGCCTGGCAGCAGAGCGGCGTGAACGCGCTGCTGTTCGTCATCGGGCTGCAGTCGATCCCGCGGGAGCCGATCGAGGCGGCCCGGCTCGACGGCGCGTCCGGCTGGCGGATGTTCCGGCACATGCACTGGCCGATGCTGCGCCCGCTGACGACGGTGGTCGTCGGGCTCAGCCTGGTGGCCAGCCTGAAGACGTTCGACATCGTCTG is from Jiangella alkaliphila and encodes:
- a CDS encoding carbohydrate ABC transporter permease, giving the protein MSAPATAAPTTPPSGSAPPKPRGSRRNTYGWPARGFSVPAVLVVAVLLYLPFLWTTWISFTEYNGLGSPSWVGLDNYRAMFDDPNFATSLRNTLLWVVGSITVPVGLGLLIAVLSHGMRFGSWLRLPFLIPYAISGVAVGVVWRFVLQNDGGLSQALDALGLPGAGLGWLNDAPLNTIVMIGAAAWQQSGVNALLFVIGLQSIPREPIEAARLDGASGWRMFRHMHWPMLRPLTTVVVGLSLVASLKTFDIVWVMTKGGPGGNAETLAVTMYEETFVNSAYGTGSAVAVFLSVVTFLAAITYLRRQLSPERAV